In Bacillus weihaiensis, the genomic stretch GCCGATAAAAAATGGATTCATTATAAAATTTCACAGGAAAGAATAGAATTTTTGTTAGATGTAATTGAAGAAGGGAATTTTAAGAATAAAGATACATATAATAGTATCCTCAATAAATGGTTAGCTAATGATTTTTCACATGCCGATGAAGATCATAATGTGATTTGGAAGTTACAAGGAGGTACTGTGGGAAAAGCTACAGGTGTGATGACAAAGGAACAGGAAGAAGAGTATATACAACGCTATGATTCGCAAATAAAGTGAAAAAACAGGTTAAGCGAGACACTAATCCTATCACACTTTATAGGAGTATTTAACGTTAAATGGATGTCAAATGAGGCTGGGAAAGAAGTGCCTGGCACCTTATCGTAATGTATCGGAGGGTGCCTGGCTCTTTGTTTTGTCCCAGCCTCATTTTGTTAATTATGATCACCAAAAAACGCTCAACTTAAAATTAGTTGAGCGGTATTTAGAGATACTGATAGGGCAATGACTAAATGAAAAGCCTCCTTTTATCATGCGGCAATTCGTTTAGAAGTCGCTTTCGTTACAGACTTGTAAATTCTTGGTGCAATAGAGGCTCCTAAAATCGTGAAGGCTACGTCTTTTACGATAAACCATGCCATTACTAACCAAGCAGCTCCGTAAGACATTGGGGCATTGATCCATACATTTAAAGCAAGCCACATGTAAGTTGTCCCTACAAGATAGATGGCAGTAATTCCAGCAAATGAAGCAATATAGAAAGTAGAATAGGCTTTTTCTTTATTTGCCTCCATTATTTTTCCTACTACATAAGCAGCTACAATATAAGAAAGAATAAATCCACCAGTACTTCCGAATATAACACCAATGCCTCCACTAAATTGAGCGAAAACAGGTGCTCCAGCTATCCCAACTAATGCATATACGACCATTGATAAAGCACCTAATCGGCTACCAAGTAGTAAACCTGCTAAAATACAGAAAAAAGGCTGCATGGAAAGAGGTACTCCAGCTATTTCCAAAAATGGTGCCCAAGATGTGATATTGGCTCCGATAGCCATTAAGGCTGCAAACATTCCAACTAACGCAATATCATATGTACTAAATTTTTTCATCGTATATCCCCCTTATGTATAATAAAGCTATCTAATGTTAGAATAAGGCAGAAAAAATTATATGTCAACTCATTTTAATGGTTAGTTAACAATAGTAGGGTGAGGTGTAGAAATATGTTCTTTGGAAACAAACGAAAAAAACATGAAGCGTCAGATCGAGTTCCACCAAATCAAAATGTAACGACTACATTTCCTGTCTTGCATACTGGTAATGTTCCTTATTATGAGGATATTGCAAAGTGGAATTTGCAGATTTACGGTCTCGTTGATGCTCCGAAGCTTTATTCATATGAAGACATGATGAAATTTCCTCAAACAAATCTGTTAAACGATATTCATTGTGTGACAGGTTGGTCAAAGCTTGATGTTAATTGGCAAGGAGTGTTAGCTTCGGACATTGTAAAGGATGTAGGGATTAAGCCGAATGCAAAGTATGTCATTCTACACGCGGAAGAAGGCTGGACAACGAATCTTGCTATTGAGGATTTTTTAAAGGAGACAAGCTTACTTGCTCATTCTTACCACGGTGAACCGTTAACACCTGAACATGGTTTTCCGTTAAGAGGTGTTTTCCCCCACCTTTATTTTTGGAAAAGTGCGAAATGGATACGAGGGATTCAGTTCACTGAACACAATCATCCTGGATTTTGGGAGCAGAATGGCTACCATATGAAGGGGGATCCATTTAAAGAACAAAGATTTAGTTTTGATTAAGACTCTTTAAATGTTTCTGAAAGCTGAATGAAAGAAAGGGCAAGACGTGGGTGCTCATATTTGTTATAGACTAGGATTGTTGTGATATCTAGTCTTGCCCAATAACCTTAATCGTGTCCAAATGGATAAATCTTTATAACTTAATGATCCGAGAAAATATAGTGTTATTTCGACAAATAGAAAAAAACGTGTAGAATAAGACCAGATTTTTTCTTTACATTATCCCTTTGCATCTATCTTGTTTCCTAGAGTAGGGTGGGGAGCCTGCATCATTTTTAAAAGCTGTTCAGTATTTTGCTGAGTGCTTTCCATTGTTTTTTTAGCTAACGCAATACTTACGCTTTGACCTAAAGAAGCTTGATTCAAGCCAATTGATAAAGCTGCAATATCCATTGTATTCACCTCCATTACTCATATCGACATCTTCTTCGATTTTTGTATGGAAGAATGTAAAAAGTGCCAGTTTCTCGTGAATAACTGGCACTTACTTAGGAATTATACTTGTTCTAATATGTCTACGGTTTGTCCACATTGCTGTAAGGCATGTTCAACAGATTGTAAGGATTGCTGTATTCTTTCGCGATTTGAATCTTTTTCTACCGTCTGTAAAGCATCTTGTAAACAAGTTTTAGCATTTTCTAATGCTGAATAAGAATCCTGTACATAGCCTCTAGCGTTTTTTTGCATTGGTCTATTCCTCCCACTTAAATGAAAAGTAATTCCAGCTTATTTTGTGAAAAACCAAGCAAAATATGTATGTTAACGAGAAAGTGGGCGTTTTAAAGCATGCAAATCATCATCAGCCTGCTGATTTCTCTCCTGAATGATTTTCATTGCATCCTGTACACCAGCATTATAAAATGATGGACCTATGTGTTCAAAGCAGAAATCAAGAAAAGCCTCTGCAGCAATTTTCCCAATTTCTTCATCACGTTCTTCGTAAAAGAAACGTTGTATTTCATCAATTAACACATTTTTCTGATCCTTGGGCATTTTGATAAACAAAAAAGCCACCTCCCTTTTTGGAACTCTATTTAGAATAGCATAAAAGGATTAGAAGCTACCAATCCAACTTAACAATTATCAGCCCTTCAATTCAACTTACCACTCTCCTCCTAAACCTTGTTGCGGGCAAGTTTCTTATAAGTAAGACTCTCCTTTTACAGAAAGAAAAAACTTGCACCAAAGGAAAAATCTAGCACTTGGAAGTAGAATTTTTTAAGGAAGCAACAACCTATGAGAAAACAGCGTAAAAAAAGACTGTAGTTAAAATCGATTGTCCGATTTTTAACTACAGTCTATATGCAATTGATTTGAATAAGAGGCATGTAATCCTCCGCGAGGAAGCGTGTCAAAGGGTATGACAACCATTCCGTTGTGTGGCTCATGGTAATGGAAATCATCAACAAGTTTAACCTAGCGTTCATTTACAAGCTTTATTAAAATACCTCAGTATTTAACGTTACGTTAATGTTTCCGTTAATTGCTTTTGAGTACGGGCATACTTTGTGTGCTGCGTGAACAAGCTCATTTGCTTCATCCAATGCAACACCAGAAATTCCTACATTAAGAGTAGCTTGAAGCTTAAATCCACCATCTGTATCTTTACCAATTGAAACTTCAGCATCTACTTTTGATGTGATTGATTTTCTTGCTTGTCGACTTACTAAGCCAAGAGCGCTATCAAAGCATGCTGCATAGCCTGCGGCAAATAGTTGTTCTGGATTTGTTGCTCCTTCTGTACCAGCACCGCCTAGTGATTTAGGCATTGATAATGTTAAATCTAGGGCTCCATCACTACTTTTTACCTTTCCTGTACGACCGCCTTCTACTGATGCTTTCGCCGTATATAATAATTCCATATTAGCCACCTCTTTTAATTTTTAAAAATTAAGTTGTGCACAATATAAATATACGCACCCTTATAATAATTGTCAACAATTTAGTTGTTAACAATTAATTTGAGGTATGTTATGATAAGGGTATCTTTTATAAAGAAAGGAACATTCAAAGAATGTCGAAAGAATCACTATCTTTAGAAAATCAAATTTGTTTTAAGCTATATACTGCAGAAAAAGAAATTAATAAAATATATCGTTCATTATTACAGGGTCTAGGAGTGACATATCCTCAGTATTTAGCTCTTCTTGTCCTATGGGAACATAACCATATATCGGTTAAACAATTGGGTGACAAGCTATTTTTAGATTCGGGTACATTAACACCTATGCTAAAAAGAATGGAGTCTAATGGTTTTATTACTAGGGAGAGGTCTACTGAGGATGAAAGAGTTGTTTATATTTCCCTTACTGAAAAAGGCAAGGAATTAAAACAAGAAGCAACATGTATACCAGAACTTTTATTAGAAAAATTATCATTAGAGTCAACTGATATTAGTAAACTGAATGAAATTTTATCTATGTTTATAGCAAAGGTTAAATAATTTATGTTGGGGTTCCGAGTGCCGAGTTATATCTGTTGCTAGCTTCAACGGTTTAGAAATAAGCACAAAAAGGAAAAGAAAAAGCCATGTCACAATTGAGCGACATGGCTTTTCATCATTAATGGAGGCTGTTTAGCCTTAATTTAAAGAATATTCTTTTGCGATAACCTCTTGAGCCTCTTTATAAACATAACCTAGATCTCTAGCTACAGCTTCATACGTAATCTCTCCAGCAATAACGTTAACTCCTGCTTGTAGTGCTGGGTTGTCACTAATTGCTCGATAAGCTCCTTTATTAGCAATTTGGAGTGCATAAGGAACTGTCACATTTGTTAAAGCAATTGTTGACGTACGTGGCACAGCACCCGGCATGTTTGCTACAGCATAGTGTAATACGCTATGCTTTTCATACGTAGGATTATCATGTGTTGTGATATGATCGACCGTTTCAACGATACCACCTTGGTCAATTGCAACGTCAACGATTACTGAGCCAGGCTTCATCGCTTTTACCATTTCTTCTGTTACAAGAGTAGGAGCTTTCGCGCCTGGGATTAAGACAGCACAGATTAATAAGTCTGCTTCTGCAACTGCTGTGGCAATATTCATTGGGTTTGACATTAATGTTTTGATTTGAGTACCAAAAATATCATCTAGTTGACGAAGACGATCAGCACTTAAATCAATAATTGTTACATCAGCGCCAAGACCAATGGCCATTTTCGCTGCGTTTGTTCCAACAACGCCACCACCGATGATTGTAACTTTTCCACGATTTACGCCTGGTACACCTGCAAGTAGGATGCCTTTTCCACCTTTTGGCTTTTCAAGGAACTGAGCACCGATTTGAGCGGCCATACGTCCGGCAACCTCACTCATTGGTGTTAAAAGCGGAAGTGTACGGTTTACAGTAACTGTTTCATATGCAATCGCTGTTACACCGCTGTCCTTTAATGCTTTTGCTAGATCCGGTTCAGCAGCAAGGTGAAGATAAGTGAAAAGAATAAGCCCTTTTCTAAAGTATGCATACTCACTTGGAAGTGGTTCTTTTACCTTCATTACCATCTCGGAGCTAGCCCAAACAGTAGAAGCGTCTTCAACCAATTCAGCACCTGCAGCAACATAATCCTCATTTTCAAAGCCACTGCCTACTCCTGCATTCTCTTCTATTAAAACGCGATGTCCAGCAGCAACTAATTGTGTAACGCCACCTGGTGTTAATGCAACGCGATTTTCATTATTTTTAATTTCAGTAGGAACCCCAATAATCATAAAAAACGTCCTCCTAGTAACCCATTTTTAAATAGCATCTATCTATTAACGCAAGTATAAATAAAATGCTTTCAAAAATCTTTGTTGAAAATAGAGAAAGGTTTTTTATCTATTTGTGTAAATTCACAAAGACAACCGATCAAGCTTTAAATCTAAGTAAATGGTTAGCTTTTGATTCATGTTTTTTAAGTTAATCTCTGCAATTTCAGAAATGCGTTTTAGACGATACGTTAAGGTATTAACATGAATATTCAGAGCCTTTGAAGCGTCATGAACATGGCTATCATAATTTAAGAAGATCTCTAATGTCTCAATAAGATTTGTCCCGTGTTGTTTGTCATACTCCTTTAGTTTATGTAACGAGTAGTTAACGTAACTTGATTGTTTTCTTTGTTCAAGGAGTAGATCTAGATATTGATAAATTCCAAGCTCTGAAAAGCTTGTTAAGTCTGTTGTTTCTAACGGGAATTTTTTCTTAACATTTAAGACAGCAGAAGCTTCTTTATAGCTTTTTTCGATGAAAATGGGGTCTTGATAAATCCCGCCAATACTTGCCATTACATGGTGAATGGAGTACCTCTCACTTAATTGGTGAAGGAGAGAGGCTGTAAATTGCTTGTAGTCAGCTAAAGGAGAGCCTCCTCTAGAAGCTAGTAAAATAACAAGTTCATTGTAATCAATCGTATAAAGGGCTACATTTACTTGTTGAGTTGTTTGTAATAAATAGAAGAGTTTCTTCTCTGTTCCTTCATTAATTTCATCTGGAAACTTAAACACAGCAACTGTATAGGGATCTGGTACACGAATGGTTAATTCTTGAAAGGCTTGATCAATTTCTTCCTTAGTAGAAATGTGACCGGTAAGCAGCTTCCAAAAAAACTCTTGATTTCGCTCTTCTTTCTTTGTTTTCCGCACTTGTAAATTTAACATTTTGTTTTTTACCGCTTGAGCGGCTTGTTTTAATAGCTGCAACTCATGCTCATCAAGATGCTTTTCAATTTCAAGTGCCCAAATAAAGCCTAATACTTCATTGTTTTTCCATATGGAGATAGCAATCCGATTTCCGAGTCCAACCTCTCCGATTTGCTTTACTCTAACAGGCTCATCTGTTTTTAATAGTTTTGGAATGGTCCCGTCTTTCCATAAGCTATTAATGACTTTTTCGGGAACTCTTCTTCCAATAATCGTTGAAATTCTAGCCTGATCAGTGCATTCATCATGTGTGCTATACGCTAACAAACGATGGTTAACATCCTCTATTGTAATTGGACATTGTAGTACTTCACTTATTTTATCTGCTACGTCCTCTAGACGTTCAAAATGATATTTAAATGGATCATTCATTCTATCCCTACTTACATAACCTATTTTCTTTCGTATATGCCTTAAGATTAGTATGAAGAGATACGTTTGTCAAAGGGAGATATCGTGTAAAACTTGATTGGTCACGTATCACTGTGAGTATAATGAAAAGAGTATTTAAATCTGGAGGGAAAAAGATGGATTATTATATGATTACGGGTGCATCGAAAGGCTTAGGTGCCGCACTTGTTGAAAAGTTAGTAAATAAAGATCATGTTCTTTACTATATATCTAGGACTAGAAATCAATCATTACATACACTGGCAAAAGAAAGAAATTCCACCTTACGTTATAAGCAATGTGACTTATCAGATATAGAAGAGGCGCAGCATGTATGTAATCAAATATTTACTGAGATAGATGCAAAAGAGGTAGACAGTCTAACATTTATTAACAATGCAGGGATGGTTAATCCTATTAAGCATATTGGGAGAATACTTACAGAAGAAATGATTGCTAATGTTCAGTTGAATTTGTTAACTCCAATGCTTCTCACAGATCTTTTTATAAAAAAGACGAGCGATTGGAAAGTGGACAAAACAATTGTCAATATCACATCTGGTGCTGCTAATCGTCCGGTTAGTGGGTGGAGTACATATTGTAGTACAAAAGCCGGTTTAAATATGTTTACACAAACAGCCGGAGTCGAACAGCTTGAGAAGGAAAGTGAGGTCAAAGTAATTGGATTTTCTCCAGGTATTATGGATACCCAAATGCAATCAACCATTCGAGAGGCAACAAGTGAAGATTTCTCTTCCATAGACCAATTTAAGGACTATCATGAAAAAGGACTATTACGGTCTTCAGAGTATGTAGCGGACATATTATTGGAGCTTTTATCTAAAGAAGTAGAGAACGGAAGAATATACGATTTAAGAGAATTTCTATAGGAAGAAATAATTGTAAAGTTTTTTTTAAGATTTGACAAAAAAGATTCGCAAAAATTGTTATCTGATGCAATAATATCTTTATAAAAGAAAAGTTTTGAGGTATGCTTAAAAACTAGTACTATTTCCTTATTTTACAGTTTTGTCATAAAAATTGTGACAAATGAGAAATGTGCGAGCGTTTATGACAGAATGCCTATACTAATGCCTCGTGGTGAAAGAGATTTCTTTCATGGAATGAAAACGAAGAAGGTTTTTATTTCTTCGGTTAGAGGATTAAGCAGGCGCCTTTTAACTTTTCCTGAAAATAAGTATCTCATACGTGTAGAGGTGGCTGAATATTAAACAATTAAAACATAAAAAGTATGCAGTCATCATTTCAGTGACAATTTTTATCTTAATCGTCCTTTCTTCATTTAATTTATATACAACCTATACCAATACGAAAAAAACAATTGAATTAACAATGGCAAATCAAGCAAGGTTCTCGGCGGATGAAATCCTATTAAACTTTGATGTTGCAGTTTTAGAATCCTATTTAAATTCGCCTACATCGGTAGAAAAAAGAAATTTGCTAGAAAGAGAACTTCGAGACGCCAAAAGACTCTCTAGAGGTTCTTATGCATCAATCTTAACGAAAAACAGTGAGGGAATACCTAGACGTATTGCAGGTGGGAAGGCAGAGGGGCGATTACACCAAGCGGATGATTGCTGCTTACTCTCAGAAGAATTTCTAGAACAATATTCTGAAGACAAACCTTTCACATCCAGAATTGAAACAGATGATCATGTTACTTTTATCGCATCTGGTGTGCCGATTATAAACAATGAAGGAGTTCCATTAGGAGCCATCGTTGTTGAAATTGGTGTGGGCAAAGTGACTGATATTACAAATGAAGTGATGAAAAATAATGTATCATTTTTTATATTTAGTACGTTATTTGTTCTGTTTTCATTTATCATTTTTGTTGTCTTTCAATTGTGGTTTCGAAGGGAAGTTACTTCACGAGTTGGCGATGCGGAAGAAACGTATCAGGTTGAGTTTCAGTCCATGCTACATACGATGCGCTCAATCCGTCATGATTTTATTAATCACATCCAAGTGATACAAGGTTTATTAAAAATCGGAAGAGAAGATCGAGCGTTTGAATATGTTAATTCGCTAACTAAAGAAGTAGATTCGATGGAGTTACCACTAAAGATTAAGAATCCTGCTCTTTTTATTTTACTACAGTCAAAATGGGTAAGGGCTCAAAATGATAAGGTTGATATGCATTTGTTAATTGATGATCATCAATTTTCAAGGTTGAGCTCTATCGATTTAATTAAGATTTTTTCCAATTTAATCGATAACGCTTTTGATGCTACCTTACAGTTTCAAGAAGTGGATCGCTTCATCAGTGTGGAAGCTACTGTGGCCTCTAATCAATATATCTTTAAGGTAGAGAATATCGGCCCAACGATTTCTCCTGATATGATGAATGATATTTTTCAGGCGGGCTTCTCAACAAAGGTTGAACGAAGTGGTGTTCCTCGCGGAGATGGTTTAGGCATTGTGAAAAATGTCGTAGCAAAATATAACGGGAAAATCTCTGTTGAATCAAAGAAAAATACAACAAGCTTTACTGTAACCATCCCAATAAAAAATGAAAGATGACCTTCTATTCTCTACATGCATGAGCATTAAGAGAGTGGGGGTCATTTTTGTTGTCCAGAAACGAATCAATGTGTCATTTTGAATGATTCCAAAGAAGGTATGTCAACTTAAAAAAAGTTCTTAGATAAATAGTGGTGAAAATGCATATTGAAAGGAAAACGTGTATACACATGTTCCAACCATCCTTTTTCTACATATAATGATATAAGTATGAAAAATCTTAGTTTAGATAAAGAAAAAAACGTCTATGTACCAATAATATTGGAAGAAAAACTCCCCTTTTAGTTGAAGGGTTCTTTTATATATGTTAGATTATTCTGAATATCAATTGTTAAAAGGAGGATCATCATGCGTCGAGTTACCTTACTAGATATTTTTACTCATCCAATTACTCAAAAGTATTTAGGTCGGTCTGGTGTTTCTCATGCAATTCGAGTTGCTCAATATGCCGTGCAGCTCGCAAAACAGCATGATCTTAATCCTGATCTTGCAGCTAAAGCTGGACTTCTTCATGATATTGGCCATTATGAATGGTATACACAAGGGAAATGGGACTTCGAAGAATATAGAAAGTATGATATCCATGCCATTAAAGGTGCTGAAAGGGCCCACCGATTATTAATTAAGCTAGGTGAAAATAGACAGGATGCGAAAGAAATTGCTTTAGCAATCTTACTTCACACCGATTCCTATTTACCTGATAAAAATATTACGAAAACATCCTTGCAAGAAATTATTGTGACTGCAGATGAAATGGATGAAGAGCCATTAGGTAAGCATCATTATCGGAAGATGGAACTTAATGATGCGTTAGAACGAATTGCTCAGTTAGACTCAGATATAGAACATGTACTAGACAAACAGCTGCGTAGATCTGTATAAGGTTAATACGTTCATTTGTGACATGAACCTAGCTCCCTTCATATAGTATATAGAATTTAATTTGGAGGGAGCCTTCATCATGAATTATACAAACCAAATGCACGGTGGACCTGAATTAGTTACTCATGTAGAGCCATATGTATTTCAAACATTACAAACATTAATAGGTAAAAATGCGGTTGTTCAAACAGTTAGAGATAGCTTAAGAGGCAGAGTAATGGATGTAAAGCCGGATCATATTGTGGTGAAAGTTGGAGACTCAACTTTTTTCATTCGCTGTCAGCAAATTGTGTCCGTTATGCCGGATTGATTCTATATAAGCGGGTAGGGGAATGACCTGTGAGACTGGAGACAAATCAACTACTAGAAGATGTTGACTCCAGTCTTTTTTGACGTTTGCGAGAATATACATAAATGTGACCCTACTAGATAAGGGTGAACTCAGTACTTCGTTTTAGTGTCTAGCTCTAAGTAACTTGATTTTTTTAAAAAAGCATGAGATGGAATTTACTTGGAAGTACTAAGCAGTTTCAACAACCATAACGTTTGACTGTACGGTTTTTATAAGGGTAGAATAATAGTAATAAAATTAAGAGGTGATACGATGGGGTTATTCTGTTTAAAATTGGTGAAATAGCAAAAAAGGCGAATGTATCAAAACGAACGATTGATTATTACACACAGATGGGTTTACTACATGTAGAGACAACCTCTCCGTCTAACTATCGATTATATTCAGAAAAGGTAGTGGACGATATTAAATTTATTGAGGCGTGTAAAGAGCTACATATGAGCTTGCAAGATATAAAAGAACGTTTAGAATTAAAGCGTAGTAATAAACAATCGATTGAAAAACAGGAAACGTGCATAAAGCATGCTGAGATGCTTGCAACACATATGAAGCAGCTTGAACAAGAAATATTAGAGCTTAAGCCTATTTTTGATCAATTAAATGAGGATTCTCAAGTGGAAATCTCAAATCACATACAATCTCAAAGTAAAGCACTTATGCAATCTTTACAATTTTTACTACACTCAACATAAGAATATGAAAATATGAAACAACGATGATCGTATAGGAGGAATTAGAAGTGTTTTTTCACCCAATGGACATATTAGTTTTTGCTGCTTTTGGTTTATCTCTTTGGGCTCAATTTAAGGTGAAAGGTAACTTTAATAAGTGGTCCCAAGTCGAGGCTTCTTCTCACAAAACGGGAGCGGAGGTTGCTCGTCAAATCTTAGATCAAAATGGTCTATATCAAGTTCGTGTTGAAGCGGTTAGAGGAACATTAACAGATCATTATGATCCAATGTCCCGTGTTGTTCGTTTATCTGAGCCAGTTTATCATAGCCATTCTATTGCGGCTGTATCTGTAGCGGCACACGAGGTAGGACATGCAATACAGCATCAGAAATCATATGGTGCTTTAGTGTTACGTCATAAAATGTTTCCAATCGTTAATCTCACATCAGGTATTGCACCATTCTTATTAATTGGTGGCTTGTTTTTAGGGCAACTAAATTTAATCGGATTAGGAATCATTTTATTTTCATTTGCTGTAGCTTTTCAGCTCATTACACTACCTGTTGAATTTAATGCAAGCTCTCGGGCAAAGAAATTAATGGTTTCTGAAGGAATTATCACGAATAATGAAGAACATGGAGTAAATAAAGTATTAGGAGCAGCTGCTTTAACGTATGTGGCTGGTGCATTAATGGCGTTATTTGAACTATTAAAATTTGTAATGATTTTTCTTCAAGGAGACGAAGATTAGGCATCAATTTATTTCGTAATTTTACTTTTTAGGAGGTGACAGGGATCGGCCAACCGAAACGGAGGCTTCAATGAAAAAGCGATTAACTTAGAAGTAGACTCACTTCTTTTGTAAGTCATTGTTGTGTGGAGCTAAACACTTATGCAATGAGGAAGATTTACTCATAGCTAATGTTAAGTAATCGTGATTGAATATCCCACTGGTCTTTCCCTTATTTTGGATATAGTTAACCTGATTATTGTTGCGGTTTTAATTGCCTTAACAGCATTTTTCGTTGCATCGGAATTTGCGATTGTTAAATTAAGAAGTTCGAGACTAGATCAGTTAATAGCAGAGGGAAATAACTCAGCTATTGCTGCAAAGAAAGTAACCTCAAATTTGGATGAATATTTATCAGCCTGTCAGCTAGGAATTACCATTACTGCTTTAGGTTTAGGTTGGCTTGGAGAGCCAACGCTAGAAGTGATTCTCCATCCGTTATTAGAGCTATTAAATGTGAACGAGTCAATTGTTAGTGTATTAACCATTGTATTGGCATTCATTATGATTACCTATTTACATGTAGTAGTAGGAGAGTTAGCTCCTAAAACAATAGCTATTCAAAAGGCAGAGTTTATTACGCTGCTATTTGCTAGACCGCTGATCTTTTTCTACCGAGTCATGTATCCTTTTATTTGGGTGTTAAATGGTTCAGCAAATCTACTTATTCGTTTAATCGGCTTAAAGCCTGCATCAGAGCATGAGCTTGCTCATACCGAGGAAGAGCTTAGAATTATTCTCTCTGAAAGCTATAAAAGTGGTGAAATCAATCAGTCTGAATTTAAATATGTAAATCGAATTTTTGAGTTTGATGATCGCATTG encodes the following:
- a CDS encoding YuzF family protein is translated as MNYTNQMHGGPELVTHVEPYVFQTLQTLIGKNAVVQTVRDSLRGRVMDVKPDHIVVKVGDSTFFIRCQQIVSVMPD
- a CDS encoding MerR family transcriptional regulator, with the translated sequence MGEIAKKANVSKRTIDYYTQMGLLHVETTSPSNYRLYSEKVVDDIKFIEACKELHMSLQDIKERLELKRSNKQSIEKQETCIKHAEMLATHMKQLEQEILELKPIFDQLNEDSQVEISNHIQSQSKALMQSLQFLLHST
- a CDS encoding zinc metallopeptidase; its protein translation is MDILVFAAFGLSLWAQFKVKGNFNKWSQVEASSHKTGAEVARQILDQNGLYQVRVEAVRGTLTDHYDPMSRVVRLSEPVYHSHSIAAVSVAAHEVGHAIQHQKSYGALVLRHKMFPIVNLTSGIAPFLLIGGLFLGQLNLIGLGIILFSFAVAFQLITLPVEFNASSRAKKLMVSEGIITNNEEHGVNKVLGAAALTYVAGALMALFELLKFVMIFLQGDED